TTTATCGTTATCTACCAACTCTGTAATGCTATATGGAAGTGAGCCTATGGTTCTTGCAGCATTTCTGTACGCACGTACTCTGAAAGGATTGGCGTCCTGCAGTTCAAGCAGGTCTGCCACTTCCTTGAAGATAGCTTCGATATCAGAGTTGTGCAAAGGCATAACATGCTCCTTATAAAATACCGTGAATATAATAGCCAGTACAAGTACTATGAGAAATCCGGGTCATTTCCATAGAACTCATCAGAATGGTGAAGAGATACAGCAAAATGAATCCGTGCTGAAGTATGCCGAAAATTCCTCTTTTCATTTTTTACCCTTTAAATAAAAATAAAAATCGAAGAATCTATTTCTTAATCCATTCGCCTTCTTTTTTTTCATAACTTTGCTTTACTGCCGCCCAGGCCACTTTGTGGGCTGTCTCTTCACGGCTATCATTATTATACCTATCCTCAGCGTCAGCATACTCATCCCATGCACTGTTATAAGCTTTTTTGTAGATTTCTTGTGCATGTTTTGGGAGGTTTTCTTTTACCGAATCAGGTAGATCATTTAGTGTATCGTACGGCATAGCTTCTCCTTATAAAAATATGATGCATTTATGATTGGAATTTAGAGATCACTGATCTGAGAGTACTTTCTACCGTACTGCTCAGTTTTTCCATCTCTGACTTCATCTCATACCAACTGCTGCTTCCAGCTTCTTTGAGTGCTTCAAGCTTTTTACTAAAGTCATCTTTTAGTATACTCAGTTTTTCTATCTCTTTTTTATATTTGATCTTCGCATCCGCCTCTGCACCTTGTGCTTTGGCCTGTAATTTTTCTATCTCTGCTTTTAGCTCGTTCAGTTTTGCTTGCGCCTTTTGTTCATACTCTTCTTGTAAATTCATATGTCATCCTTTTTCTTCGTCTCTCTTCCAGAAAAGCAAATCACTATTATTTAATCATAATAATGATTCAGCTACAGCAGTTTTAAGGCTATTGGATGAATTCAATTTAGACACATCCGTATCAAACCCTCTTAATATGATCTGTGCAATACTAAACTATAATAAGAAATAATAGATGGAAGCTTAATCTATAAAGACAAAAAAACTAAATTACCAATCCCTGTAATATCTGACATACCAAAACAATAGAGCATTTCATTGATATGATCATTTCTTCCTTCATTACAAGTCAATACTCAATGTATTCATGATAGCATTGTCCTATTTTAGATCAATTCTTATTAAACAATAACACCTATTAATTCAGATATCATGAACAATATCAATCGTTATAACGTTATCAACGCCATACTTTTAGACACTTTATATCTGTCTTAAAATATCATGAATCAGATTTTGGTTCATCCAAGATAGATCACTTCCTCATTCTCTACGATATGTGCTTTTTTATCCAGTGCATTTTCGATCACACTTCGCAAAATAGTCTGTTTGTCCTCTTCTCCATGTATAAGATAAATACGATAGAGATCTTCCATCTGTGATATCCATTTGATGATCCCCTCCTGGTCTGCGTGGGCTGAAAAACCGTTGATCGTATGCACACTTGCTTTGATCAGTATATCCTCATTAAATATCTTGACCCAGCGTGCACCGTCAACGATATGGCGTCCCAAAGTTCCAATCGCCTGATACCCGACAAATATGACGGCATTTTTAGGATTCCAGAGTCTGTTTTTAAAATGATGAATGATCCTTCCTCCCGTACACATACCACTACCTGCAATGATAATGGCACGGGTATCTACTTCATTGATGGCTCTTGATCCTTTTACATCGGGTGTATAGACAAGACTTTCAAAATCAAAGACGGTTCCATCTCTTTCTTTATACTCCTGACACTGCTTGCTGAGAAGATGGCTGTAGTTATTGTAGACTTCAGTCGCACGTGTGGCCATAGGACTGTCTAAAAAGATCTTACAATGGGGCAGTTCTTTTCTCTCATACATCTCTTTTAAAATGATCAAAATCTCTTGTGTACGTTCCACAGCAAACGAAGGGATCAGTACATTACCCCAATCACGCAGGGTATCGATGATCACACGTTTAAACTCTACGATACTCGCATCAAGGTCTTTGTGATTACGGTCCCCATAGGTAGATTCTACATAGAGATAATTGGCATAAGGACACTTTGCCAGATTCTTCATGACCAAATTCTTATCATTGCCTATATCACCGGAAAATACAATGGTCTGCTCTACACTGTCTTCTTTATAGGTGATCTCAATGAAGGCGGCACCAAGTATATGTCCGGCATCGCGATAGGTCACTTTAAGAATATCTTCAATAATGATCATAGTGTTGCCATACTCCGGATATTTCCAGGTAAGATCAAAGGCTGCTTCGACATCATCCTCGTCATATAAAGGTGCCTTGACATCGTCTTCTTTAC
The sequence above is drawn from the Sulfurovum sp. TSL1 genome and encodes:
- a CDS encoding ChaB family protein, with protein sequence MPYDTLNDLPDSVKENLPKHAQEIYKKAYNSAWDEYADAEDRYNNDSREETAHKVAWAAVKQSYEKKEGEWIKK
- a CDS encoding MBL fold metallo-hydrolase RNA specificity domain-containing protein, which codes for MATVTSHGAAKVVTGSCHLLAIEHGPRILIDCGMFQGPEEERNYCNFGFEPSEIDYLLITHAHLDHVGRIPKLVKEGFSGVIYATEATRDIAEIILLDSAKIMKEDFETNYRKAQRKGKEDDVKAPLYDEDDVEAAFDLTWKYPEYGNTMIIIEDILKVTYRDAGHILGAAFIEITYKEDSVEQTIVFSGDIGNDKNLVMKNLAKCPYANYLYVESTYGDRNHKDLDASIVEFKRVIIDTLRDWGNVLIPSFAVERTQEILIILKEMYERKELPHCKIFLDSPMATRATEVYNNYSHLLSKQCQEYKERDGTVFDFESLVYTPDVKGSRAINEVDTRAIIIAGSGMCTGGRIIHHFKNRLWNPKNAVIFVGYQAIGTLGRHIVDGARWVKIFNEDILIKASVHTINGFSAHADQEGIIKWISQMEDLYRIYLIHGEEDKQTILRSVIENALDKKAHIVENEEVIYLG